A stretch of the Streptomyces venezuelae genome encodes the following:
- a CDS encoding acyl-CoA dehydrogenase family protein has translation MEFGFDAADEDFRSAARHWLAGHLRGPYAEAAGLGGPGSEHEGVAARREWERELGRGGWIGLGWEAPPGAYGQRAATLTQQVVWAEEYARARAPGRVGHIGENLLAPTLLAYGTREQRDRFLPAIARGEELWCQGYSEPGAGSDLAAVRTTAVRDRDRDGGRGGDRYRYRVTGQKIWTSLAREADWCFVLARTEPGSRRHHGLSFLLVRMDQPGLIDVRPIRQMSGTSEFNEVFFDGAVAEEVVGGEGNGWTVAMGLLALERGVSTLVQQIGFAAELERVVGAYLASSETADEVLRNRLVRQWAELRTMRWNALRTLGSAQDPGAPDPGAPSVAKLLWGGWHRRLGELAVAVRGAAGSAGVRDWAPGLPYEDGLAEAQRLFLFTRADTIYGGSDEIQRNIIAERVLGLPKESR, from the coding sequence GTGGAGTTCGGCTTTGACGCGGCGGACGAGGACTTCCGGTCCGCCGCGCGGCACTGGCTCGCCGGGCATCTGCGCGGGCCGTACGCCGAGGCGGCCGGCCTCGGCGGGCCGGGCAGCGAGCACGAGGGCGTGGCCGCCCGCCGGGAGTGGGAGCGGGAGCTCGGGCGGGGCGGCTGGATCGGGCTCGGCTGGGAGGCGCCGCCCGGCGCGTACGGACAGCGGGCCGCGACGCTCACCCAGCAGGTGGTGTGGGCCGAGGAGTACGCCCGGGCCCGCGCCCCCGGCCGGGTCGGCCACATCGGCGAGAACCTGCTCGCCCCCACCCTGCTCGCATACGGCACCCGGGAGCAGCGGGACCGGTTCCTGCCGGCGATCGCGCGCGGCGAGGAGCTGTGGTGCCAGGGGTACAGCGAGCCGGGGGCCGGCTCCGACCTCGCGGCCGTCCGCACCACGGCCGTACGGGACCGGGACCGGGACGGGGGTAGGGGCGGGGACCGGTACCGGTACCGGGTCACCGGGCAGAAGATCTGGACCTCGCTGGCGCGGGAGGCCGACTGGTGCTTCGTCCTGGCCCGCACCGAACCGGGCTCCCGCCGGCACCACGGGCTGTCCTTCCTCCTGGTCCGGATGGACCAGCCGGGCCTGATCGACGTCCGGCCGATCCGGCAGATGTCGGGGACCAGCGAGTTCAACGAGGTCTTCTTCGACGGGGCCGTCGCCGAGGAGGTGGTCGGCGGGGAGGGCAACGGCTGGACCGTGGCCATGGGGCTGCTGGCTCTGGAGCGCGGGGTGTCCACCCTGGTGCAGCAGATCGGCTTCGCGGCGGAACTCGAACGGGTGGTGGGCGCCTACCTCGCCTCCTCCGAAACGGCGGACGAGGTGCTGCGGAACCGGCTGGTCCGGCAGTGGGCCGAGCTGCGCACCATGCGGTGGAACGCCCTGCGCACCCTGGGCAGCGCCCAGGACCCGGGTGCGCCGGACCCGGGCGCGCCGAGCGTGGCCAAGCTGCTGTGGGGCGGCTGGCACCGGCGGCTCGGCGAGCTGGCGGTGGCGGTCCGGGGGGCGGCCGGCTCCGCCGGGGTCCGGGACTGGGCGCCCGGTCTTCCGTACGAGGACGGCCTGGCCGAGGCACAGCGGCTGTTCCTGTTCACCCGGGCCGACACCATCTACGGCGGTTCGGACGAGATCCAGCGGAACATCATCGCCGAGCGCGTGCTCGGCCTCCCTAAGGAGTCCCGGTGA
- a CDS encoding SDR family NAD(P)-dependent oxidoreductase, whose protein sequence is MGNFLAGKVVAVTGAGRGIGRAVALAAAAEGAQVVVNDYGVSIEGGEPTSEVADTVVKEITAAGGQAVAVADDISTMAGGQRIVDTALAEYGRIDGVVCVAGILRERMLFNMSEEEWDPVVATHLKGTFTVFRAAAAVMRKQGTGTLIGFTSGNHQGSVAQANYSAAKGGIISLVRSAALGLHKYGVTANAVAPVARTRMSANVPMELKEIGEPEDVAALVTYLLSDRAREEKITGQVYTIAGPKIAVWAQPRELRAGYADGAWTPEKIADFLPGTVGTDPMPMLAQLEAMARAAASKDRPNA, encoded by the coding sequence GTGGGGAACTTCTTGGCAGGCAAGGTCGTCGCCGTCACCGGCGCGGGCCGGGGCATCGGCCGGGCCGTGGCGCTCGCCGCCGCCGCCGAGGGAGCACAGGTCGTCGTCAACGACTACGGGGTCTCGATCGAGGGCGGGGAGCCGACCAGCGAGGTCGCCGACACCGTGGTGAAGGAGATCACCGCGGCCGGCGGGCAGGCGGTGGCCGTCGCCGACGACATCTCCACCATGGCGGGCGGGCAGCGCATCGTCGACACCGCGCTCGCCGAGTACGGGCGGATCGACGGGGTCGTCTGCGTGGCCGGCATCCTGCGCGAGCGGATGCTGTTCAACATGAGCGAGGAGGAGTGGGACCCCGTCGTCGCCACCCACCTCAAGGGCACCTTCACGGTGTTCCGGGCCGCCGCCGCCGTCATGCGCAAGCAGGGCACCGGCACGCTGATCGGCTTCACCAGCGGCAACCACCAGGGCAGCGTCGCCCAGGCCAACTACTCAGCGGCCAAGGGCGGGATCATCTCGCTGGTCCGGTCCGCCGCCCTCGGCCTGCACAAGTACGGGGTCACCGCCAACGCCGTCGCCCCCGTCGCCCGGACCCGGATGTCGGCCAACGTGCCGATGGAGCTGAAGGAGATCGGCGAACCCGAGGACGTCGCCGCGCTCGTCACGTACCTGCTCAGCGACCGCGCCCGGGAGGAGAAGATCACCGGGCAGGTGTACACCATCGCCGGCCCGAAGATCGCCGTATGGGCCCAGCCGCGCGAACTGCGCGCCGGATACGCCGACGGGGCCTGGACCCCGGAGAAGATCGCCGACTTCCTGCCCGGCACCGTCGGCACCGACCCCATGCCGATGCTGGCCCAGCTGGAGGCCATGGCCAGGGCGGCGGCCTCCAAGGACCGCCCCAACGCGTAA
- a CDS encoding cyclase family protein yields the protein MTLPAEFHAIAKRVNNWGRWGADDEIGTLNLITAGVLRAAAAEIRTGRRIPLALPLKEDGVQAGLIPGRINPLHTMVQINQELFGPGTVACSDDAVTMGLQAATHWDALTHVSHSGRIYNGRPADSITPHTRAQFSGIDKAAPIVSRGVLLDVARAKGLDRLPGDHAVTPADLAEAEEFGRVKVRPGDIVLVRTGQIQTYLAGDKHGYGFPSPGLSVHTPEWFHARDVAAVANDTLTFEIFPPEIENLWLPVHALDLVEMGMHQGQNWNLEKLSTACAEESRYSFFLSAMPEPFVGATGTPVAPVAIL from the coding sequence ATGACTCTCCCCGCCGAGTTCCACGCCATCGCGAAGCGCGTCAACAACTGGGGCCGCTGGGGCGCCGACGACGAGATCGGCACCCTCAACCTGATCACCGCCGGGGTCCTGCGCGCCGCCGCGGCCGAGATCCGCACCGGGCGCCGGATCCCGCTGGCCCTCCCGCTCAAGGAGGACGGCGTACAGGCCGGCCTGATCCCCGGCCGGATCAATCCGCTGCACACGATGGTGCAGATCAACCAGGAGCTCTTCGGTCCGGGCACGGTGGCCTGCAGCGACGACGCGGTGACCATGGGCCTGCAGGCGGCCACCCACTGGGACGCGCTCACCCATGTCTCGCACTCGGGCCGCATCTACAACGGCCGCCCGGCCGACTCCATCACCCCGCACACCCGCGCACAGTTCAGCGGCATCGACAAGGCGGCCCCGATCGTCTCGCGCGGGGTCCTCCTCGACGTCGCCCGCGCCAAGGGCCTGGACCGGCTGCCGGGCGACCATGCGGTGACCCCGGCGGACCTGGCCGAAGCGGAGGAGTTCGGCCGGGTGAAGGTCCGGCCCGGCGACATCGTGCTGGTCCGCACCGGCCAGATACAGACCTACCTGGCGGGGGACAAGCACGGCTACGGCTTCCCGTCCCCGGGACTGTCGGTGCACACCCCGGAGTGGTTCCACGCCCGCGATGTGGCGGCCGTCGCCAATGACACCCTGACCTTCGAGATCTTCCCGCCGGAGATCGAGAACCTGTGGCTGCCGGTGCACGCGCTCGACCTGGTCGAGATGGGCATGCACCAGGGCCAGAACTGGAATCTCGAAAAGTTGTCCACAGCCTGTGCAGAAGAGTCCCGGTACAGCTTCTTCCTCTCGGCGATGCCGGAACCCTTCGTCGGCGCCACCGGGACCCCGGTCGCTCCGGTGGCAATCCTCTGA
- a CDS encoding DUF6185 family protein, which yields MALLLVAVGCLLSTFLLVTGWRQLSSGAEDTVRRESDKCQTGMLDARVATAELGFEHQGLTFTQVQSDMTVNVPDTWPYARNLTLGEDSREYQHAMTCLLRGNEVGPSPSASPGQVGPSPSASPGQVGPSPSASPGQVGPSPSASPGQADPSPSASPAEKNPRAAEWRLHTPRVTAQGDVITVQYQALAWIEHEGDVRIGPWGIEVSGKVWRVALKPPNTLMTAEWQNVAVKLGGLDAAMISPEPSSHRNGNVVWEKPQNLELGVEVDPPWQRYFTWTNTWERLSQVGVLSWWLSASVVLAVAAVRALPQKSSEAPEPGGASLSPRRLFRRIRRPINEGPKQAVLYWAVLSAAVVLTLILLMKRIESTSWRALLGLVAGLALVLVARPWCRPELPSKAETKIKDGVRCRQGRAVKVAATVVAGLGGLAVASLHLLFGEGVPTIADVQRSDRLWLLLLGLATVWLGLAAMTAWAWRFAREGGLIRQSWIKVWGEAPVLWVLVASVLQATVASVILSCFWWAQRRDWKRIAWPGESAGVRDQEFTRFLGELPTDGLRWVYAYSWVLAGIALVALLRIRVVQERAKGEDQQWETLRPEKADFLLTAAIFAFMVGLRQVEFAGSNSLWALWALLITSSLWVLVKVGQRWSVLHKADSQFHRQVFGGRRRELLDKAHEYRNWHHELYLIEHGREAGDRDDLEEKLRRQGEWLKQQSSNTPDERYSVVDIALAWGPESSWWANAHHAAKLAFFFGIPASVALVWVSSVPDYRNWLLVLHEHNGLLEIAAKLLAWQIAWAGAGLVLGALWRVLPGRHSPVRALSLTLSYALPVGVAALLSRITDTEPGFALLHVLLMLTVLTLTSLWMDMATFRGERQFKPTNFSLLLSVYQMRGTSAQIAYVLAQLVAAVAIWRQVAGSGGG from the coding sequence GTGGCGCTGCTGCTGGTGGCCGTCGGGTGCCTGCTGTCGACGTTCTTGTTGGTCACCGGCTGGCGTCAGCTGTCGTCGGGTGCGGAGGACACCGTTCGGCGTGAGAGTGACAAGTGCCAGACGGGGATGCTCGATGCGCGGGTGGCGACTGCAGAGCTGGGCTTCGAACACCAAGGCCTCACGTTCACCCAGGTGCAGTCGGACATGACCGTCAACGTTCCGGACACCTGGCCCTATGCGAGAAATCTGACGCTGGGCGAGGATTCTCGCGAGTACCAGCACGCGATGACCTGTCTTCTGCGCGGGAACGAGGTCGGCCCGTCGCCTTCCGCTTCCCCTGGGCAGGTCGGCCCGTCGCCTTCCGCTTCCCCTGGGCAGGTCGGCCCGTCGCCTTCCGCTTCCCCTGGGCAGGTCGGCCCGTCGCCTTCCGCTTCCCCTGGGCAGGCCGACCCATCGCCTTCCGCTTCCCCTGCGGAGAAGAATCCCCGCGCTGCCGAATGGCGCCTCCATACTCCCCGGGTCACCGCGCAGGGCGACGTGATCACAGTGCAGTACCAGGCACTCGCCTGGATCGAGCATGAAGGGGACGTCCGAATCGGGCCGTGGGGAATCGAGGTGAGTGGCAAGGTCTGGCGGGTTGCGCTCAAGCCGCCGAACACCCTGATGACCGCCGAATGGCAGAACGTTGCGGTCAAGCTGGGCGGCCTCGATGCCGCCATGATCTCACCGGAGCCCTCGTCCCACCGCAACGGGAATGTGGTGTGGGAGAAGCCACAGAACCTGGAGCTCGGTGTCGAAGTGGATCCGCCCTGGCAGCGGTACTTCACCTGGACCAACACCTGGGAGCGGCTGAGCCAGGTGGGCGTGCTCTCGTGGTGGCTGTCCGCCTCCGTGGTGCTGGCGGTGGCCGCGGTCCGTGCCCTGCCGCAAAAGTCTTCCGAGGCGCCGGAGCCGGGAGGGGCATCCCTGTCCCCCCGTCGGCTGTTCCGCAGGATTCGCAGGCCGATCAACGAAGGCCCCAAACAGGCCGTCCTGTACTGGGCCGTGCTGAGCGCCGCTGTCGTCCTGACGCTCATCCTGCTCATGAAAAGGATCGAGTCGACTTCGTGGCGTGCCCTGCTCGGACTCGTGGCTGGGCTGGCCCTGGTCCTGGTCGCCCGCCCGTGGTGCCGTCCCGAGCTGCCCTCCAAGGCCGAGACGAAGATCAAGGACGGGGTCCGGTGCCGTCAGGGCCGAGCCGTGAAAGTGGCTGCAACCGTGGTGGCCGGCCTCGGCGGGCTCGCGGTCGCGTCCCTGCACCTCCTTTTCGGCGAAGGGGTTCCCACGATCGCGGATGTGCAGCGCTCAGATCGCCTCTGGCTCCTGCTGCTGGGGCTGGCGACGGTGTGGCTGGGGCTGGCCGCGATGACGGCCTGGGCGTGGCGCTTCGCGCGGGAGGGAGGGCTGATCCGACAAAGCTGGATCAAGGTGTGGGGGGAGGCCCCGGTCCTTTGGGTCCTGGTCGCGTCGGTGCTGCAGGCGACGGTCGCATCGGTCATTCTGAGCTGCTTCTGGTGGGCGCAACGCCGCGACTGGAAGCGCATCGCCTGGCCCGGCGAAAGCGCCGGAGTCCGGGATCAGGAGTTCACCAGGTTCCTGGGTGAGCTTCCCACTGACGGTCTCAGGTGGGTGTATGCCTACTCGTGGGTGCTGGCCGGCATTGCGCTTGTCGCGCTGCTGCGCATCCGTGTCGTGCAGGAGCGGGCCAAGGGAGAGGACCAGCAGTGGGAAACCCTGCGCCCCGAAAAGGCCGATTTTCTGCTGACGGCCGCGATCTTCGCCTTCATGGTGGGGCTGAGGCAGGTCGAGTTCGCGGGTTCCAACTCGCTCTGGGCGTTGTGGGCCTTGCTGATCACGTCGTCGCTCTGGGTGCTCGTCAAGGTGGGCCAGCGCTGGTCAGTGCTGCACAAGGCGGACTCGCAATTCCATCGTCAGGTATTCGGGGGGCGGCGAAGGGAATTGCTGGACAAGGCCCATGAATACAGGAACTGGCACCATGAGCTCTATCTGATCGAACACGGCCGTGAGGCCGGTGACCGCGATGACTTGGAGGAGAAGCTGCGCAGGCAGGGCGAGTGGCTGAAGCAGCAGAGTTCAAATACCCCGGACGAGCGTTATTCCGTGGTCGACATCGCCCTTGCCTGGGGGCCCGAGTCCTCCTGGTGGGCAAACGCCCATCATGCCGCCAAGCTGGCATTCTTCTTCGGAATTCCGGCGAGTGTCGCCCTGGTCTGGGTGAGCAGCGTCCCGGACTACCGCAACTGGCTGCTCGTGTTGCATGAGCACAACGGGCTGCTGGAGATCGCGGCGAAGTTGCTCGCATGGCAGATCGCCTGGGCCGGTGCCGGCCTGGTGCTGGGGGCACTCTGGCGCGTGCTCCCCGGGCGGCACAGTCCCGTGCGTGCGCTGAGCCTGACCCTGTCCTATGCCCTCCCGGTCGGGGTAGCCGCCCTGCTCAGTCGCATCACCGACACCGAACCCGGCTTCGCGCTGCTGCACGTCCTGCTCATGCTCACCGTTCTGACACTCACCAGCCTCTGGATGGACATGGCCACCTTCAGAGGGGAGAGGCAGTTCAAGCCCACCAATTTCAGTCTGCTGCTGTCGGTCTACCAGATGCGCGGCACCTCGGCGCAGATCGCCTACGTGCTCGCCCAGTTGGTGGCAGCCGTGGCGATCTGGCGTCAGGTGGCCGGGAGCGGCGGGGGTTAG
- a CDS encoding helix-turn-helix domain-containing protein, whose amino-acid sequence MADRFEWFNEVVATELMPTALSTDRTASFRAEVAALDLGAVQVSKFAYSPLRSRRTPALIRRSDPEQYQLALVTSGSEWITQRGNGAQLTAGDLVFWNSSHPWEAGVPEAEGQVEAIVLQLPRSAMPLRVERLDRLLARRIPARTGMAAILARFLTSLHDEGPDCAPQDLARLAGVTTDLVAACLAEHLDTPDELPAETRTRALRARIDRFIEHNLGDPELTPRAIAAHHAVSLRTLYSLYEGPGGPGDSGDPGDPRTERGIATVIRRRRLDRAHQDLAAPELRRHTVQSIAARRGFSSATAFSRAFREAYGLTPTQHRHQALANPPARKGGPARTLRTPRPPAAP is encoded by the coding sequence ATGGCCGACCGGTTCGAGTGGTTCAACGAGGTCGTCGCCACCGAGCTGATGCCCACCGCGCTCAGCACCGACCGCACCGCGAGCTTCCGCGCCGAAGTCGCCGCGCTGGACCTCGGTGCGGTCCAGGTCTCGAAGTTCGCCTACTCCCCGCTGCGTTCGCGGCGCACCCCGGCGCTGATCCGCCGGAGCGACCCCGAGCAGTACCAGCTCGCGCTGGTGACCTCGGGCAGCGAGTGGATCACGCAGCGGGGCAACGGCGCCCAGCTGACCGCCGGCGACCTGGTGTTCTGGAACTCCTCGCACCCCTGGGAAGCCGGCGTTCCGGAGGCGGAGGGCCAGGTCGAGGCGATCGTGCTGCAACTGCCGCGATCGGCCATGCCCTTGCGCGTCGAGCGGCTGGACCGCCTGCTGGCCCGCCGCATCCCCGCACGTACCGGCATGGCGGCGATCCTCGCCCGGTTCCTGACCTCCCTGCACGACGAAGGTCCCGACTGCGCTCCGCAGGACCTGGCCCGGCTGGCGGGCGTCACCACCGACCTGGTGGCGGCCTGTCTGGCCGAGCACCTCGACACGCCGGACGAACTCCCCGCCGAGACCCGGACCCGGGCCCTGCGGGCCCGGATCGACCGGTTCATCGAGCACAACCTCGGCGATCCGGAACTGACCCCGCGCGCCATAGCCGCCCATCATGCGGTCTCCCTGCGCACGCTCTACAGCCTCTACGAGGGCCCCGGGGGCCCCGGGGACTCCGGGGACCCCGGGGACCCCAGGACCGAGCGCGGTATCGCGACCGTCATCCGCCGGCGCCGGCTCGACCGGGCCCATCAGGATCTCGCCGCCCCCGAACTCCGCCGCCACACGGTCCAGTCCATCGCCGCCCGCCGCGGCTTCAGCAGCGCCACCGCCTTCTCCCGCGCCTTCCGGGAGGCGTACGGGCTCACGCCGACCCAGCACCGCCACCAGGCGCTCGCAAACCCGCCTGCACGAAAGGGCGGTCCGGCCCGCACACTGCGCACACCCCGCCCTCCGGCGGCCCCATAG